In a single window of the Halalkalicoccus subterraneus genome:
- the lrp gene encoding HTH-type transcriptional regulator Lrp, with protein sequence MTYENLDSKLVNALLHDGRASLRSLAEDLDVSVTTISNHLSALEEEGAITGYTPKIDYGRLGYDVTAILQLKVEGNALPDVTERLENSERMISVYEVTGDHDIIAIAKFEDTDAMNEGIKSLLVDPDIRESNTSVVLNAPIENRQFPLELEE encoded by the coding sequence ATGACGTACGAAAATCTCGATTCGAAGTTGGTGAACGCGCTGCTGCACGACGGTCGTGCGAGCCTTCGCAGCCTCGCTGAGGATCTCGACGTCTCGGTGACGACCATCTCGAACCACCTCTCGGCCCTCGAAGAGGAGGGCGCGATCACCGGCTACACCCCGAAGATCGACTACGGGAGACTCGGATACGACGTGACCGCGATCCTCCAACTCAAGGTCGAAGGGAACGCCCTACCGGACGTGACCGAACGCCTCGAGAACTCCGAACGGATGATCAGCGTCTACGAGGTCACCGGCGACCACGACATCATCGCGATCGCGAAGTTCGAGGACACGGATGCCATGAACGAGGGGATCAAATCGCTCTTGGTGGACCCCGACATCCGCGAATCGAACACCAGCGTCGTGCTGAACGCCCCCATCGAGAACCGCCAGTTCCCCCTCGAACTCGAGGAATAA